A window of Variovorax sp. HW608 genomic DNA:
CCGGACACCAATGCCGCTTTGCTGGGCGCACACGCCGCTAGCGCGGCGCTGGCCGACGCATCACTGAACGGCAGCCTGGTGCAACGCGCATTGGTGGCCTCCGCAAACCAGGGCGCGGATTGGCCTTTCGCCGCGACCTGTGCTGCGGAGATGGCCGGTATTCCTGCATTCCGTGTGAGCCCAGATGACATCGGCGGTGCCCAGGCGTTATGTCGGGCTCGCGAAGCAGTCGCGAAGGGGTCATTGGAGTGCGCGCTCGTCCTGGGCGTGCAGGCGGGCGGCGCCTGTTCCAAGCCAAGCGGCGCCCACGTCGAAGCCCCGGCCTGCTCCCCATGCACTGAAATGAGGCTGATTGGAGCGCGCAAGGAAACGTTCGCGCGCATCGCGGGGAAGGCCCGGTTGCATGCCGCGCGGAATCCGCTAGCGCCCGAGCGGCGTGGCATGGAACTGTCAGAGATCCCGAGGTCGGACGCATTCGAGGAGCTGCTTGTGCGTTTGACATGCAGTGTGCCCCGCGCGGGCGCTGCGGCCGCGGTCTTGTGCAGCGCGGACTTCGCGCGCCGGCATCGGCTCGACAAGCGTGTGTCCATTGCCGCTCAGGGCGTCGAACGAATGGTCGGTGGCGACGATGTGCCGCGGGCCAGCGAGTGCGCAGCGCGGAAGGCGTATGCGGAGGCTGGCGTCGGGCCGGAGCATCTCGACTTGGTCGAATTGCATGACGACTGCGCTGCGAGCGAACTGCTCGCCTATGAGTCGTTGCACCTTGTGCCGAAGGGCAGCGCAGAACAATTCGTGCTCGACGGCGAGAACACTTACGGGGGGCTCGTGGTCACCAATCCATCTGGGGGATTGCTGGGCCTTGGCAACGCCGGGGCGGCGAACGCGCTGGCGCAGTGCACTGAGTTGGTGTGGCAGCTTCGTGGCGCGGCTCGCCTGCGGCAGGTGGACGGCGCCCGCACGGCGTTGCAGCACTCCGTGGATCACAAGAGCGGCACTTGCGTCGTGACGCTGTATCGGGCCGAAGAGAGGTGAGTGCAATGCTTAGTTGTCAGGAAATCTCATGCAGCTTGAGCGTTCTTGTCTCGCGTGTTCGTGCTGGCGGACCTACATTGCGCAGCGTTCGCTCTGCACGTTCTCACAACGGTTAACAGGATTGACCATGCACCGCATCACGACACATGCCGCCTTTCCGACCCTGCGTGGTCGCAGGCTGTTTCTCGCCCTTGCATCAGCTTGCACGCTGCTGGCCTCCGTGCCGACGCGTGCGGCCGATCACTTTCCCGCCCGCCCGATCACGCTCATCCTGCCGTTTCCGGCCGGCGGAGTTTCCGATGGACAGCTGCGTGCGCTCGCCGCTGCGGCCTCGAAGGACCTTGGCCAGCCTATCGTCGTTGTGAACCGGCCGGGCAATGGCGGCACGCTCGCGCCGGTCGCGATGGCTCGCAACTCGGCACCCGATGGCTACACGATCGCGTTGGCGGTGCGCACCCTGTTGCGCTTGCCGCACCTCACCAAGGTGAGCTACGACCCCTTGCACGACTTCACTTACATCATTGGCTTGAGCGGGTTCTCGTTCGGGATCGTCGTGCGCGACGATGCTCCCTGGAGGACCCTCAAGGACATGCTCGATGACGCCCACGCCCGGCCCGGCGCCATCGCCTACGGTGCGACCGGTCGTGGCAGCAGCGGCCATGTGGCCCTGGAGCGCCTCGCCCGGGCAGCCGGCGTGCGCCTGAATTTCGTGCCTTACAAGGGAACGGCGGAAGTGGCAAACGACCTGCTGGGTGGCCACCTTGCCGTGTATTCGGACGCCGGCTGGGGGGGGCTGCTCGAGTCGGGCAAAGTGCGCGTCCTGGCAACGATGGGCGAGACGCGGCCGAAGCGCTGGCCGCAGATTCCAACACTGAAGGAATTGGGCTACGACATCGTCGTTACCTCACCGATTGGCCTGATCGGCCCGCGGAATATGGATCCTGCGATCGTGGCGCGCCTGCACGACGCCTTCCATAAGGCGATGGGCGATCCTGCCTACCTTCGTCTGATGGAACAGAACGACCAGGTGCCCGAGTACTTGGGTAGTGAAGCCTATGCGCAATCCGCAGCGCGCGAGTTCGCTCGAGAGAAGGCCTTCGTGCAAGAACTGGGCATCACACTGGAATGACGACGATGTACCTCACCCAAGGACTGCATCGGGCCGTGCAGCAGTTTCCGGAAAAGCCCGCAACCATCTACGCGGGCAAGACGCACTCGTTTCGCGAGCTGGCTGAACGCGCCGGCCGGGTCGCGGGCATGCTCCAGGGCCTGGACGTGCGCGCCGGCGACCGTGTCGCGATCCTGGCGCACAACTCCGACAGCTATGTCGAATTGCTGCTGGGGATCTGGTGGGCCGGTGCGGTCGCGGCGCCCGTGAACACGCGCTGGAGCGTGACCGAAATAGCGTACTCGCTCACTGACTGCGGCTCGGCCGTTCTGGTAGTGGATGACGCCTTCCTGCCGCTCGTTGATGCGATCCGGGCTGCCGCGGCAGTCGTGCGCCAGGTCGTGCATGCCGGCAACGCATCTCATGCGGAAGGGCTTCTTTCTTACGAAGCGCTGCTGCAGTCCTGCGAACCGATCACCGATGTGCGGCGCGGCGGCAATGAACTGGCGGCCATCCTGTACACGGGCGGCACCACCGGCTTCCCGAAGGGCGTGATGCTTTCGCACGCGAATCTCTGGTGTGGTGCGCTCACGCGCTTGGCGGAAATGTTCAGCCCACGCGACAGCGTGGCCTTGCTGGTGACGCCGTTCTTTCACGTCTCCGGGCTATTTCGGTTTGTCATGCAGCTCGTGCTCGGCGCGAGCAATGTCATGGAGCCGCAGTTCCGCCCTGAAACCGTGATTGAGGCGATCGAGCGCCACGGCGTAACGGACATCGTGCTCGTGCCCAGCATGCTTCAGATGCTGCTGGACCATCCCGCGTTCCACGCCGGCCGGCTGCGCAGCCTGCAACGGCTCTCCTACGGTGCGTCGCCCATGCCTCCTGCGCTGCTAGATCGGGCCATGCACGCGCTCCCGCATGTTGGCTTCTGCAGTTCTTACGGCATGACCGAGACCTCCGGCGTGGTGAGTGTGCTGGGCCCCTTCACCGAGGCAGACCGCAAGGAGATGGGCGAGGCAGTGCGCTCCGTGGGGCGTGTCGGCCTCGGCGCCGAACTCCGCATCATCGACTCCGGTGGTCGCGACTTGCCACCGGGAGACGTCGGTGAAATCGTGCTGCGCGGCGTGGCCGTCATGCAAGGCTATTGGAACAAGCCCTCCGAAACCGCAGCCGCGCTACGCGACGGCTGGCTGTATACGGGCGACGCAGGATGGCGCGATGACGCCGGCCACATCTACGTGGTAGATCGGCTCAAGGACATGGTGATCACCGGCGGCGAGAACGTCTACTCCGCGGAGGTCGAGGCGGCGCTGATGGCGCACCCGGCCGTGTCCGCCTGCGCCGTGATCGGCGTGCCGAGCGCTTTGTGGGGCGAAGCCGTGCACGCCGTCGTCATCCTGCGGCCGGGCGCAACGTCGGATGGCGAGTCCCTGCGCGACCACTGCCGCACACGCCTCGCAGGCTACAAGTGCCCGAAAAGCTTCGCCTTTGTCGAAAGCCTGCCGCTCTCGGCGGCCGGCAAGGTCCTGAAGACTCGGTTGCGCGATGAGTACCTGTCCCGCGCAACCGTGTGATCCCCTTTTTTTGCATTTCCTCCAAGGAAGATCGATGAACTACCAAAACCGCCCCGTCCACGTCGTGGGCGTCGGCATGATTCAATTCACCAAGCCGGGCACCAGCGAACCCTACGACGTCATGGGCGCGCGGGCAGTGAAGCTTGCCCTCGATGACGCCCGGCTGGATTACCAGCTCGTGGAGCAAGCACATGTCGGCTACGTCTATGGCGACTCCACCGCCGGCCAGGCAGCCCTGTACCAGGTCGGGCTGAGCGGCATCCCGGTCTTCAACGTCAACAACAATTGCGCCACCGGCTCCAGCGCGCTGTTCCTGGCGCGTCAGGCGGTGGAGAGCGGCGCGGTGGAGTGCGCACTGGCGTTGGGCATGGACCAGATGGTTCCCGGCGCACTGAAGGGTGCTTTTGACGATCGCCCGTCGCCCATGCAGCGCTTTGCCGACACGATGGCCGCGCACCAGGGCTACGAGCCGCAGACCCCGCGCGCCGCCCAGTTCTTCGGCGGCGCAGGGCGCGACTACATGGCGCAGTACGGGACTCAGCCCGAGACGTTTGGGCGCATCTCCGTCAAGGCGCGCCAGCATGCGGCACGTAACCCGCTGGCCGTGTTCCGACAAGTGCTCTCGCTCGAAGAGGTGATGGCATCGCCCAAGGTGTTCGATCCGCTGACGCGCTACCAATGCTGCCCGCCAACTTGCGGCGCGGCAGCGGCCATCGTGTGTTCGGCTGATTTCGCGCGCAAGCATGGTCTGGACATGAGCGTGGTGATCGCAGCCCAAGCCATGACCACCGATACGCCGTCCAGTTTCGAAAGCAACGACATGCGGAAGCTGGTCGGGTATGACATGACAGCGCAAGCGGTGAAGTGGGTCTACGAGCGCAGTGGCGTCGGTCCCGAAGATGTGGATGTCGTCGAACTGCACGACTGCTTCACGGCCAACGAACTCATCTCGTACGAGGCGCTGGGCCTGACCGCACCCGGCACGGCGGAGAAGTTCGTGCTCGATGGCGACAACACCTACGGCGGCCGCTATGTCGTCAATCCCTCGGGCGGGCTGCTGTCCAAGGGCCACCCACTCGGCGCCACTGGCCTGGCGCAGTGCGCAGAGCTGGTGTGGCAGTTGAGGGGACAGGCCGATCAGCGCCAGGTCGAAGGCGCGCGCGTGGCGCTGCAGCACAACCTGGGGCTTGGCGGAGCCTGCGTCGTCACGCTCTACCAGCGCGCTTGAGGGCAGCAGCGTGATCGACAAGCGCTTCATCGGGCATGCTCTGGCACCATTCTCGGTGGCTGTAGAAGCTGGCCGCTTGCGGTTTTTTGCCAAGGCAACGAGCCAGCCGGACCCAATCTACACGGACGAGACGGCCGCTCGCGCCGTAGGGCACCGCGGCTTGCCCGTGCCGCCCACCTTCCTGTTCTGCCTCGAGATGGACGGGCCAAATCCGGCCGCCGTGCGCGAATTGTTGGGCCTCGACTATCGCTTCCTGCTGCACGGCGAGCAGGGCTTCCGGTATCACGCGATGGCCTATGCGGGCGATGTGCTCACTTTCGAGCCGCGCATCGAGAACATCTGGGACAAGAAGGGCGGCGCGCTCGAATTCGTCGCGCGTGTTACGCGCGTCAGCAACCAGGCGGGCACGCACGTCGCTGACTTGCGATTCGTGACCGTCGTGCGCCATCCAGTCGGAGCACACGCATGAAGGTATTCGAATCCTTGCAAGTGGGGGCTGAACTGCCCGCTTTCGAGCCGGAGCCAGTCTCACGCCTCGCGCTCGCGCTCTATTGCGGAGCGTCGGGGGACCATAACCCGATTCACGTAGACATCGACTACGCCCGATCAGCCGGCACGCAGGACGTCTTCGCGCATGGCATGCTTTCCATGGCCTGGCTTGGCCACGTGCTCACGCGCTGGGTACCCCAGCGTGCGATCCGCAGTCTGGAGGTGCGCTTCGCGGCGATCACGCGAATCGGCGAATGCATCCGCTGTAGCGGGCACGTTGTCGAGATCGTCGAGCAGGCGCCGGAGCGCTTGGCGCGCGTGGCGCTCACCAGTACCAACGAGCAGGGCGAGATCAAGCTCGAAGGCGAGGCGCTGGTTTCGCTGCAACAGGTGGAGGCGCCATGAGCGAACTGCGAAGCGTAATGCTCAACGTTAACGAAGGCGTTGCCGAGCTGACGCTCAACCAGCCCGAGCGCCGCAATGCGCTCGATCCCATCATGCGCGCACAGTTGGCGGAAGCCATCATTGCCATCCGGCGTGACCGCAACGTGCGGGCTGTGATCCTGGCCGGCTCGAAAGGGCACTTCTGTGCAGGTGGCGACCTGCGGGCGCTTGCTGGCGCGGGCCTGGATAACGAGGGCTGGCTGCAGCGGTTCCAGGATATGAACGATTGGGTGCGCGACCTGATCTCGCTCGACCGCCCGATAGTTGCGGCTGTGGACGGCATGGCGACTGGCGCAGGTCTGAGCCTCGCTCTCACGGCGGACCTCGTGCTCGCCACGCCGCGCGCGCGATTCAGCGCGTCGTTCTTGCGCGTCGGCCTCGTGCCTGACTGCGGCTGCCTCTACACGCTGCCTCGAGTGGTCGGCGTGCAGCGAGCCAAGGAACTGATGCTGTCAGCCCGGGAATTCGATGCCGAGGAGGCGCAGCGCCTCGGTATCGTGATGGAGATCGTCGCTGCCGACGCTCTGCTCGTGCGCGCCCGTGCAATCGCGTGCAGCCTCGTCCAGGCTTCACCGGCTGCCGTGAGCATGATCAAGCGCAACCTGGCGCCGCAAGGCGGCGAACTCGCTGCCCTGATGGACGCGGAGGCCCAGGCGCAGGCGCTGGCCATGGGCACCCCGGGTCATCGCACCGCTGTCAATCGCCTGCTGGAAAAACAGGCACCCCTTTTCAACTGGCCCGCCGCGACATGACCGCGGCAAGACCCAACTGGAGCAATCATATGGACAGCACACAGGAAGCGCCGGCGGGCGCCGACGGAATTCTGCAAGGCAAGGTGGCCGTGGTCACGGGCGCGGGCGGCGGCATCGGCCGTGACATTGCCTTGGCCATGGCGCGCGAAGGTGCGCGGGTGGTCGTGAACGACATTGGCGCGGCCCTCAATGGCGAAGGCCGCGACGCGGGGCCGGCCCAGGCCGTGGTGGACGAGATCAAGGCATTGGGCGGTCAGGCCGCCGCGAACACCGACAGCGTGGCCGATGCGGCGGGCGGACGGCGCATGGTGGAGTGCGCGCTGGATGCTTTCGGTCGCCTCGACATCGTCGTCAACAACGCAGGCATTCTGCGCGACGGCTTCTTCCACAAGATGGGTGATGACCAGTGGGACGCGGTCATCAAGGTGCACCTTTACGGCAGCTACCACGTGAGCCGCGCGGCCGCAAACCATTTCAAGGACCATGAGTCCGGCTGCTTCGTCCACATGACCTCGACCTCGGGGCTGATCGGCGAGATAGGTCAGGCGAACTATGCGGCCGCCAAGATGGGCATTGCCGCACTATCCAAGTCGATCGCATTGGACATGCGCAAGTTCAACGTGCGTTCCAATTGCATTGCGCCGTTCGCCTTCAGCCGAATGATCGCCTCGATGCCCACGGACACGCCGGAGCAGCAAGCACGCGTGGATCGCCTGAAGGAGATGACGCCGGCGAAGATCGCACCGCTGGCTGTGTGCCTCGCAAGCGATTTCGCAGCGGACACCACGGGCCAGATCTTCGCTGTGCGCAACAACGAAATCTTTCTCATGAGCCAGCCGCGGCCGGTGCGCTCGGTGCACCGAGGGGAGGGCTGGACCCCCCGCAGCGTGGCCGATCACGCATTGCCGGCGCTGCGGGCGCAGTACCACAGCCTGGACCGCTCGGGTGACGTGTTCCGCTGGGACCCTATCTGAGTGGTCGGACGCCTTGAACCGCAGAGCACCTCGTGAACCTTTGCTGCGCATAGATGGAGTGACGGTGCGCTTTGGCGGGATCGTCGCTCTCGATGGTGTTTCGTTCAATTTCCAGCGCGGGCAAATCTGGGGGTGATCGGCCCGAATGGCGCCGGGAAGAGCACCCTGTTCAATTGCCTGTCGGGTCTCTACCCCTGCCAGGCCGGGGCCATCGAATTCAATGGGCACTCGCTCGCGCGCAGTCCAGTCATCGCCGCGCAGCGCTTGGCATTGACCGCACTTTCCAGAATCTTGCGCTATTCGGGGCGGGCCTGCAGAGTCCTCCGCTGCCTAGAGGGCGAGGTCGCCATGCAAGTTTGGCCATTCCGAAGCAACCAGTCTCTGCAAGGAGGGGACATGATCAGGAAACTTCCGTCGTTGAATGCGGTGCGCGCTTTTGAAGCCGCGGCGAGGCATGTCAGCTTCACCGAGGCGGCCGAAGAACTCTGCGTCACACACGGTGCGATCAGCCGAGAGGTGGCGCTGCTCGAAGAATGGTTCGGCCGGCCTCTGTTCCGACGATCATCGTGGCAACTGACACTCACCGACGCGGGGCGAAGGTATCTGCCGGAGGTCACCGCCGCGCTGGATCGGCTTGCGTTGGCATCAATGTACGTCCTGGGGCAGCGGTCATCGACGAGCCTGCGCGTGAGCGCGCCCCCCGCCTTCACCATGCGCTGGCTGATTCCCAGAATGTCAGGGTTCCAGCGCCGCCGCCGGGACGTCGAGATCCGTCTCATGACGTCGTTGGAACGACCGAATCTCCAGGCCGACCTTTACGACGTTGCCATTCGGGGTGCACATGAAGCCATGGCGGCGGACTGTGGCGCGGCCCGGTTCATGTCGGAGCACATCCTTCCCGTATGCCACGTCGACTTACTCAAAGGAGGGGCTTTGCTCGAGCCGAAGGACATCGCGCGACATACGATCATCAACTACGCGACCGAATCTTATCCCTGGCACGAGTGGCTGCAATCAGCCGGAGTCTGCGAGGTGCGTCCGGCCAACTCGCTGAAGTTCGAGCAGATGTACTTCGCGTTGCAGGCGGCCTGCGAGGGGCTCGGCATCGTGCTCGTTCCGCTGTTCCTCGTCCTCGACGACATCATCTCCGGCAAGCTGTGCGCGCCCTTCGGCCCGCTGGGTATCAAGCGCCGCGACTACTACGCCAGCTTCGCCACAGAATCCGACGCCTACCCCCTCATCGCCACGTTCTGCGGATGGCTGGAGCAGGAAGGCTGTGATACCGAACGATCGATCGAGGAATGGGCCCGGTCCAGAGGGTGGAATCTGTAGGTGACTGGGCGCCTTCTAGCCCAGCCCTAGCATCTCGGCCCCTATCCCCGCGCAATACTGAGCCGGGTGCTAACCGTTCGCCTTCAAGGCTTTATCGTGGGACATAGGCGCGCTGCTGGTCGCGTGACTAAAGCTCACGCCACGTGACGAATCGTCCTTTGCCGCGATCGCCTTCGGTACCGATGATCGGCGGTGTACCGCGCCTGCGGTAACGGCAGTCGTATTGGTCATCTTTCCGCTGACGCCGATTTGCCCCTTCAACAAGAGCTACCGAAGGAGACTGGCATGAAAGCATTTCGAATACTTGCCGTAGCCGCTGCGATGACGATCTCCGTCGCTGCGTACGCGGACACGTGGCCAAGCCGCCCTATCAAGATCATCGCGCCTGCTCCACCGGGTGGTCCTTATGACTATGTGGCGCGGGCGCTGGCAGAAGGCTTGCAACGGGCATTGGGCCAGCCGTTCGTGGTTGAGAATCGTGCCGGGGCAGGGGGGGCCATCGGTATGGAGGCGGCATCGAAGTCTGCCCCCGACGGCTATACGCTAGTGGTGGGCTCCACGGGGCCAATGTCAGTGGCCCCGGGGATGTTCAAGAAGCTGCGCTACGACCCTGACAAGGACTTCGCCCCCGTGGCCAGGCTGGTGAAGATGCCTGGTTACCTCGTCGTGCATCCCAGTCTGGGCGTCGACAGTATGAAGGAATTCCTCACGAAGGTTCGCGCCGATCCAGGCAAGTACTCCTACGCGTCGACGGGAAACGGGTTCTCGCAGCACACCAACATGGAGCTGCTCAAGAGCATGGCAAACCTGTTTGTCGTGCCGATCACTTATCGCGGAAGCGGCCCAGCGATGACGGACCTCATCGGCGGCCAAGTTCAGATGATGATCGAGCTCGGTCCGGTCGTGATTCCGCACGTCAAGGCGGGGCGGTTGAAGGTACTGGCCGCGAGTACCGGGACGCGAACCGAAGCTATGCCGGAAGTGCCAACTCTGAACGAGAGCGGCGTCAAGGGCTTCGACGCCTATACCTGGTTCGCGCTGTATGCACCGGCCGGCACCCCATCGGACATTGTGCAAAAGCTGTACGCCGAAACGGCAAGGGTGCTGAGTCAGCCCGAACTGAAATCACGCTTGGCTTCGCAAGGAGCTGAAGTAGCGCTGACAACTCCGTCGGAGCTAGCCACGTTCCAGGCCGCCGAAACGAAGAAGTGGACGTCCGTGGTTCAGCGAGCCGGCATCCTTCCCGAATAGACATGCAGGGGCCACTCAAGGGAACGCGAGTCGTCGAGATCGCCGCGATCGGTCCAGCTCCGTTCTGCGCGATGTTGCTGGCCGACATGGGCGCGGACGTGATCCGCGTTGAGCGCAAGGGCGAGCGGCCGCGCGCAGGGTCCGGCGCGGCGGATGTCTTGCAGCGCGGGCGCAGATCGATCGCGCTGGACCTGAAGCGTCCAGGCGCCGCTTCGGTGGTTCTCAAACTCGTGGAGCAGTCTCACATGTTGGTAGAGGGCTTTCGGCCGGGCGTGATGGAGCGTATAGGCCTGGGGCCGGACACCTGCATGGCTCGCAATCCGGCTCTCGTATATGGGCGAGTGACAGGCTGGGGTCAGCAGGGGCCGTTGGCCCACCGGGCCGGCCACGACATCGACTTCATGGCCATCTCCGGCGCGCTGTATGGCATGGGCGATCCGGACCGACCGCCGATGCCGCCATTGAACCTGGTCGGAGACTTCGGTGGCGGCGGCATGCTCCTTGCCTTTGGCATGGCTTGCGCGCTGATCGAAGCGCAGCGCAGCGGTCGCGGGCAAGTGGTCGACGCGGCGATGAGCGATGGCTCCGCGCTCCTCATGAGCATGTTGTACGGGTACCTTGCCATGGGGCGCTGGAAAGCGGAGCGAGGTGCGAACTTCCTCGATGGCAGTTCGCCGTTTTATCGCTGCTACCGGTGCGCCGACGGCAAGTGGCTGGCGGTCGGGGCGGTCGAAGGAAACTTCTATCGTGAGCTGCTGCGCCGCTGCGGCTTGCCTGAAGCGCTGGTCGAGAGCCAGTGGGATGAACAGCGCTGGCCGGAGACCCGGCGGGTGTTCGAGGAGACCTTTCTCACGCGTACACGCGACGAATGGTGCGAGTTGTTGGGCTGTGCGGACACCTGCATCGCACCGGTACTGGACATGCGCGAGGCGCCGGCGTTCCCGCACAACGTGGCACGGGGCGCGTTCCTGGAAATCGACGGTATCACGCAGCCCGCCCCTGCGCCACGGATGAGCGGAACACCCGGCTATGCGGGCCGCATCGCCGCACCAGGTGAGCACACGATGTCCATCCTTGCAGACCTCGGGTTCAGCGGCGAGGAGATAGATGAATTTCGCGTCAACGGCGTCTGCTGAAATTTCGCGGCTGACATCTGAGCCAAGCGCTGGCGAGCCCCTCGTGAGCCAGCCTCGTGCCATGTGACAGATCCTCATTTGAGCAGCGGAATGGCCCGCGGACAAACTGCCTCTAGTACCCTGAGACACCAATGAGTGAACGATACGAATTGAACAAGAGAGTCCCATCCCGCGCGTCACCTTCGACAGCTCGCGAGACAACGGCGTGTCGGAAAGCACGGCCAGCGTCTTGTGTCCGATGCCCTGAGACGAGCGCTGCTTTCGGGGGGGCAGCAGCTGTGGTGTGATTCAACATAGCGGCCACTGCGCAGGTGCCGTCCTTGTAAGCCCAAAAAGTCGGATTGCTGCCAGGTCCGGCACACCCGCCAACCGTATCCTGAAACTCAATGCCGCAATCAATGCGCTGTTGCAGGACCAGTCCTTCCAGGCTGCTGTAGACGGGATTAGTTACGAGCTGCCTGAGCCAGTTCCACCGGACGTGTACTGGAACGGATCTGAACCGTGACCGTTCGATCTGGGCGAGGCAGATCGAACGTGTGAAGTTCAAGCCGAACTGAACCCCTCAACTCTTTGAGTGATCTATGTCCGAATCCCTACTTCTCATCGACAACCCGCGCCCCCTGGTCCGCAGGTTGACCCTCAACAGAGCCGACAAGCGCAATGCGCTCTCCAACGCTCTCCGAACTGAGTTGTTCGCGGCGCTCGAGGCGGCCGACCGGGACGATTCCGTGCGTGTGAGCATCATCCGCGGCGCCGGTACTTGCTTCTCTTCAGGTTATCAACTGGGTGGAGGAAACGACCAGGGCCAACCGTACTACACGCCAGACGGGCTCGGCCAGTGGCCGCGGCATGTCGTCGAAGGGGCGTTCCGGATCTGGGATCTCGCGAAGCCGGTGATCGCCCAGGTCCACGGATATTGCCTCGCAGGCGGCAGCGAGCTCGCAACTGCCTGCGATCTGGTCTACGTCGCGAGCGACGCACAGATCGGTT
This region includes:
- a CDS encoding Bug family tripartite tricarboxylate transporter substrate binding protein, producing MKAFRILAVAAAMTISVAAYADTWPSRPIKIIAPAPPGGPYDYVARALAEGLQRALGQPFVVENRAGAGGAIGMEAASKSAPDGYTLVVGSTGPMSVAPGMFKKLRYDPDKDFAPVARLVKMPGYLVVHPSLGVDSMKEFLTKVRADPGKYSYASTGNGFSQHTNMELLKSMANLFVVPITYRGSGPAMTDLIGGQVQMMIELGPVVIPHVKAGRLKVLAASTGTRTEAMPEVPTLNESGVKGFDAYTWFALYAPAGTPSDIVQKLYAETARVLSQPELKSRLASQGAEVALTTPSELATFQAAETKKWTSVVQRAGILPE
- a CDS encoding CaiB/BaiF CoA transferase family protein; translation: MQGPLKGTRVVEIAAIGPAPFCAMLLADMGADVIRVERKGERPRAGSGAADVLQRGRRSIALDLKRPGAASVVLKLVEQSHMLVEGFRPGVMERIGLGPDTCMARNPALVYGRVTGWGQQGPLAHRAGHDIDFMAISGALYGMGDPDRPPMPPLNLVGDFGGGGMLLAFGMACALIEAQRSGRGQVVDAAMSDGSALLMSMLYGYLAMGRWKAERGANFLDGSSPFYRCYRCADGKWLAVGAVEGNFYRELLRRCGLPEALVESQWDEQRWPETRRVFEETFLTRTRDEWCELLGCADTCIAPVLDMREAPAFPHNVARGAFLEIDGITQPAPAPRMSGTPGYAGRIAAPGEHTMSILADLGFSGEEIDEFRVNGVC